From Brassica napus cultivar Da-Ae unplaced genomic scaffold, Da-Ae ScsIHWf_814;HRSCAF=1164, whole genome shotgun sequence, one genomic window encodes:
- the LOC106371745 gene encoding uncharacterized protein C6C3.02c-like produces the protein MGRRSSGGRSAPRPRPAAARAPAPQHVNRAPPPAPAQATSGGGGMFSGIGSTIAQGMAFGTGSAVAHRAVDSVMGPRTIQHETVEAASASAAPVGSSMFSSSCDIHAKAFQDCISSYGSDISKCQFYMDMLSECKKNSGSTIGA, from the exons ATGGGTCGCCGTAGCTCCGGAG GAAGATCTGCACCTCGTCCTCGCCCTGCTGCTGCACGTGCCCCCGCTCCTCAACATG tAAACCGTGCACCTCCTCCAGCCCCAGCTCAGGCGAccagtggtggtggtggcatGTTCTCCGGCATTGGTTCCACCATAGCTCAGG GTATGGCTTTTGGAACCGGAAGTGCCGTTGCACATAGGGCTGTTGATTCTGTCATGGGCCCACGTACCATTCAGCATGAAACTGTTGAGGCTGCCTCTGCATCTGCCGCTCCTGTCGGAAGCAGCATGTTCTCGAGCTCCTGTGACATTCATGCTAAGGCTTTCCAAGAT TGCATCAGCAGCTATGGAAGCGACATTAGCAAGTGTCAGTTCTACATGGACATGTTGTCTGAGTGCAAGAAGAACTCCGGTTCCACTATTGGTGCCTGA
- the LOC106364140 gene encoding DNA repair protein XRCC2 homolog, which translates to MGEHEARGWIRSDETAKQMLSRVLGDRAFLLLPPLHRVPLRAGNVVEITGSSPTAKTQILIQAAITCILPKTWNGVHYGGLEKLVLFLDLDCRFDVLRLSDMLKHRLLEAYRIGNGAWWQLEESNVKTQDKSKIVYDEELYVSCMKRFLYLRCYDSLELLSTLKTLHYRIRLQEACGSQVGVLMIDSIGAFHWTDRLSSSLALDKNNRKSLSLTNVVETIVQEMKKLMQVHSLVVIATKATIYEEKYPTNENNRNISSHSDLFGNPSSKAQQPPFREFMPSSWQAFVTHKIFIRKSDDHHKSLGQQNLSAYLLEWLQPQLSSIDRFIVDDSGIVIVS; encoded by the exons ATGGGAGAACACGAAGCGCGCGGCTGGATCCGCAGCGACGAGACCGCGAAGCAGATGCTATCGAGAGTTCTCGGAGACCGCGCCTTCCTGCTTCTTCCGCCGCTTCACCGCGTGCCTCTACGCGCAGGGAACGTAGTCGAGATCACTGGCTCGTCCCCGACTGCGAAAACTCAGATCCTGATTCAAGCCGCCATCACTTGCATCCTCCCGAAGACGTGGAACGGCGTCCACTACGGAGGATTGGAGAAGCTGGTGTTGTTTCTCGATCTGGATTGCCGATTCGATGTGCTTCGTTTATCTGATATGCTCAAGCATCGCCTCCTCGAAGCTTACC GGATAGGCAATGGAGCATGGTGGCAGCTTGAAGAGTCTAATGTTAAGACTCAAGACAAGTCTAAGATTGTTTATGATGAGGAGTTGTATGTTTCGTGCATGAAGAGGTTCTTGTATCTTCGCTGCTATGATAGTCTCGAGCTTTTGTCTACTCTCAAG ACATTGCATTATCGGATCAGACTGCAGGAAGCATGTGGAAGCCAAGTAGGAGTGCTTATGATTGACAG CATCGGCGCTTTCCACTGGACTGATCGTCTATCGTCATCATTGGCATTGGATAAAAACAACAG GAAAAGTCTCTCTCTTACGAATGTGGTGGAGACGATAGTGCaagagatgaagaagctaaTGCAGGTGCATTCACTGGTAGTAATTGCCACTAAAGCTACAATCTACGAAGAGAAGTATCCGACAAATGAGAATAATCG GAACATCTCCTCACACAGTGATCTGTTTGGGAATCCTTCAAGTAAAGCTCAGCAGCCTCCATTCCGTGAATTCATGCCTTCTTCTTGGCAG GCATTCGTGACACATAAGATATTCATACGAAAGTCAG ACGATCATCATAAGTCTTTGGGACAACAAAATTTATCAGCATATTTACTTGAATGGTTACAACCACAACTTAGTAGCATTGACCGATTCATAGTAGACGAT TCTGGTATTGTCATTGTCTCATGA